Proteins from one Geomonas agri genomic window:
- a CDS encoding energy transducer TonB — protein sequence MKTAFTRNYPGPGGMMAFSLACHLVVFLIIANWHFLPEFHRDENPVTYVDMVTLPVAAPQSGMPQAPAPAEAKAPAAPPPAPPAPAKPAMALPTKPAAKTPPQKSQAKSEQQQKEAEDKAFNDRMAKLQQKAEDRRQAAVLDALKKRGSTRTGMPGATGNQAGSDYSSYLQSRLRDALKQVIATQTKAPQVIATITVSPDGSIDYRVEKGSGDPFFDEAVQRAVALAGKTLVPPPNRTQYKRVFRFMPEGVK from the coding sequence ATGAAAACCGCGTTCACGCGCAACTACCCGGGGCCGGGGGGGATGATGGCGTTCTCCCTCGCCTGCCACCTGGTCGTATTCCTGATCATCGCGAACTGGCACTTCCTCCCTGAGTTCCATCGGGACGAAAACCCGGTCACCTACGTTGACATGGTGACGCTGCCGGTCGCTGCGCCGCAAAGTGGCATGCCGCAAGCGCCGGCGCCGGCCGAGGCCAAGGCTCCCGCCGCGCCGCCCCCAGCCCCCCCGGCTCCTGCCAAGCCGGCCATGGCGCTGCCGACCAAGCCCGCAGCCAAGACGCCGCCCCAAAAATCCCAGGCCAAAAGCGAGCAGCAGCAGAAAGAGGCCGAGGACAAGGCTTTCAACGATCGGATGGCCAAGCTGCAGCAAAAGGCCGAGGACCGCCGCCAGGCCGCGGTGCTGGATGCCCTCAAGAAAAGAGGAAGCACCCGCACCGGGATGCCCGGGGCAACCGGGAACCAGGCGGGGAGCGATTATTCTTCGTACCTACAGTCCCGGCTCAGGGACGCTCTCAAGCAGGTCATCGCCACGCAGACCAAGGCGCCGCAGGTGATCGCCACCATCACGGTCTCTCCTGATGGGAGCATCGACTACCGAGTGGAAAAGGGATCAGGAGATCCGTTCTTCGACGAGGCCGTGCAAAGGGCGGTCGCGCTGGCGGGCAAGACACTGGTGCCGCCGCCCAACCGCACCCAGTACAAACGCGTGTTTCGCTTCATGCCTGAAGGGGTGAAATAG
- the tolB gene encoding Tol-Pal system beta propeller repeat protein TolB has product MRILLILLLLVLGPQGFAAESYLDVTAPTSGKMKLAIGATTALSGSVPGDVARELPELFGFDLGIAGPFEIAPSEAAGALLLKSAYSVQGETAILECRLVDQVLNRELIAKRYSGRVKDLRRMGHAFSDEVLRVLTGAKGPFTGKIAYVSKASGNKEIFIMDYDGHNPQRLTNNGSINLYPDFAPSGKEIIYTSYKKGNPDLYRRELFTGQEARLSSRSGLNAMGVFSPDGNKIALVLSKDGNSEIYQMSRDGKNLVRLTNSHAIDVSPAWSPDGSRIAFVSDRLGKPQLFVMDANGSNVRRLTTNGAYNVTPRWSPKGDRIVYARKEGGFQIYAINPDGSGDTQLTSVGNNEHPRYSPDGRFIVFSSTRDGGEGLYLMRADGSGQTRISPDRAQNTHPTWSVNW; this is encoded by the coding sequence ATGAGAATCCTTCTTATTTTGCTGTTACTGGTCCTCGGTCCACAGGGCTTCGCGGCGGAGAGCTACCTCGACGTCACCGCCCCAACCTCCGGGAAAATGAAGCTGGCCATCGGGGCCACCACGGCACTCTCCGGGTCCGTTCCCGGTGACGTGGCGCGTGAGCTCCCCGAACTGTTCGGCTTCGACCTCGGCATCGCCGGCCCCTTCGAGATCGCCCCCAGCGAGGCTGCAGGCGCGCTGCTCTTAAAGAGCGCCTACAGTGTGCAGGGGGAGACGGCCATCCTGGAATGCCGCCTGGTGGACCAGGTGCTGAACCGGGAACTCATCGCCAAGCGCTACAGCGGCCGCGTGAAGGATCTGCGCCGCATGGGTCACGCCTTCTCCGACGAGGTGCTGCGCGTGCTGACCGGCGCCAAGGGCCCGTTCACCGGCAAGATCGCCTACGTATCCAAGGCCTCCGGCAACAAGGAGATCTTCATCATGGATTACGACGGGCACAACCCGCAGCGGCTCACCAACAACGGCTCGATCAACCTCTACCCCGACTTCGCCCCCTCGGGCAAGGAGATCATCTACACCTCCTATAAGAAGGGGAATCCGGATCTGTACCGCCGCGAGTTGTTCACCGGCCAGGAGGCGCGCCTCTCCTCCAGGAGCGGCCTGAATGCCATGGGCGTCTTCTCCCCCGACGGCAACAAGATCGCCCTGGTCCTCTCCAAGGACGGCAACTCGGAGATCTACCAGATGAGCCGGGACGGCAAGAACCTGGTGCGGCTCACCAACAGCCACGCCATCGACGTCTCCCCCGCATGGTCTCCCGACGGCTCCAGGATCGCCTTCGTCTCCGACCGGCTGGGCAAGCCGCAGCTCTTCGTGATGGACGCCAACGGCAGCAACGTCAGGCGGCTCACCACCAACGGCGCCTACAACGTCACCCCGCGCTGGTCTCCCAAGGGTGACCGCATCGTCTACGCGCGCAAAGAGGGTGGATTCCAGATCTACGCCATCAACCCGGACGGCTCCGGCGACACCCAGCTCACCAGCGTGGGGAACAACGAACATCCCCGCTACTCCCCCGACGGCCGTTTCATCGTTTTCAGCTCCACCCGCGACGGCGGCGAAGGGCTGTACCTGATGCGCGCCGACGGCAGCGGCCAGACCAGGATCTCCCCGGACCGGGCGCAGAATACCCACCCGACCTGGTCGGTGAACTGGTAA
- the pal gene encoding peptidoglycan-associated lipoprotein Pal, which yields MRKNIAGCLVVLCMGALVAGGCAKKDMVKPEEAAPSVTAPAPEAAKPSKETTTPKAPVTEQTPVREPVVAQEPVRETPKATTGDLQGQLQKIYFNFDSSDLSEDSRNILTRNAEYLSKQPSIKIRIEGNCDERGSDDYNMALGERRAKAAKDYLVNLGISSERISIISYGEEKPVDAGHDEAAWAKNRRDEFVVVK from the coding sequence ATGCGCAAGAATATCGCCGGATGCCTGGTTGTTCTCTGCATGGGAGCTTTGGTAGCGGGAGGCTGCGCCAAGAAAGACATGGTCAAGCCCGAGGAGGCAGCTCCGTCGGTCACGGCCCCCGCCCCCGAAGCAGCTAAGCCGTCCAAGGAAACCACGACGCCCAAGGCGCCGGTCACCGAGCAGACCCCGGTGCGCGAGCCGGTGGTGGCACAGGAGCCGGTACGCGAGACGCCCAAGGCGACGACGGGGGACCTGCAGGGGCAGTTGCAGAAGATCTACTTCAACTTCGACTCTTCCGACCTCTCCGAGGACTCGCGCAACATCCTGACCCGGAACGCCGAGTACCTGAGCAAGCAGCCGTCTATCAAGATCCGCATCGAGGGTAACTGCGACGAGCGCGGTTCCGACGACTACAACATGGCGCTGGGCGAGAGAAGGGCCAAGGCAGCCAAGGATTACCTGGTCAACCTGGGCATCTCCTCCGAGCGCATCAGCATCATCAGCTACGGCGAAGAGAAACCGGTCGATGCCGGCCACGACGAGGCGGCCTGGGCCAAGAACAGAAGGGACGAATTCGTCGTTGTGAAGTGA
- the ybgF gene encoding tol-pal system protein YbgF codes for MRFTRGALGALVLLTFFGCASQSDLESVRRDNDEIKNRLFTLDRGLNEVRGEVKEGVEKSLAGYRQSLEALQADMAGYQKDMASIRKGGADLQATLESARVDMQLLTGKVDDVRILAQKPADDVALLKEDLNKRLAALEARMTKLEKGIEEQQAKAQAALKSPEALYQQGQDALKAGQGAKAREYFASFLVQYPKHPLAANAQYWIGESYYQEKNYEQAVLEFQEVIKNYPGKEKAPAAMLKQGMAFRELGDNKSAAYILKKLVDEHPKSEEAKIARDKFKIK; via the coding sequence ATGAGGTTTACGAGGGGGGCGCTGGGAGCGCTGGTTCTGCTCACGTTTTTCGGCTGTGCCAGCCAGAGCGACCTGGAGTCGGTGCGCCGCGATAACGATGAGATCAAGAACCGCCTCTTCACACTGGACCGGGGTCTGAACGAGGTCCGCGGCGAGGTGAAAGAAGGGGTGGAGAAATCGCTGGCCGGTTACCGGCAGAGCCTTGAGGCGCTGCAGGCGGACATGGCCGGATATCAGAAGGACATGGCGTCCATCCGTAAGGGTGGCGCGGACCTGCAGGCGACCCTGGAGAGTGCCAGGGTGGATATGCAGCTTCTGACCGGCAAGGTGGACGACGTGCGCATCCTGGCGCAGAAACCGGCCGACGACGTCGCCCTTCTTAAGGAAGATCTGAACAAGAGGCTGGCCGCGCTGGAAGCGCGCATGACCAAGCTGGAGAAGGGGATCGAGGAGCAGCAGGCCAAGGCGCAAGCGGCCCTCAAATCCCCCGAGGCGCTCTACCAGCAGGGGCAGGATGCCTTGAAAGCGGGACAGGGGGCGAAAGCCCGCGAGTACTTCGCCAGCTTCCTTGTGCAGTACCCCAAGCACCCCCTGGCCGCCAACGCCCAGTACTGGATCGGCGAGAGCTACTACCAGGAAAAGAACTACGAGCAGGCGGTGCTGGAGTTCCAGGAAGTGATCAAGAACTACCCGGGCAAGGAGAAGGCTCCGGCCGCCATGCTGAAACAGGGCATGGCCTTCAGGGAACTGGGTGACAACAAGAGCGCCGCCTACATCCTGAAGAAGCTGGTTGACGAGCACCCGAAGTCAGAAGAGGCGAAGATCGCCAGAGACAAGTTCAAGATCAAGTAG
- the tatB gene encoding Sec-independent protein translocase protein TatB, with the protein MFGIGMPELVIILVIALIVIGPQKLPDLAKSLGKGLAEFKKATDDFKQTIEADSRTEEEKEHLAKLAEAKKKAEEEKVREAEELKAKVEGTTVAAEPVPATAAAAEGEKKA; encoded by the coding sequence ATGTTCGGAATCGGGATGCCTGAACTGGTCATCATTTTGGTCATAGCACTCATCGTCATCGGCCCGCAGAAGCTGCCGGACCTGGCGAAGTCGCTCGGGAAGGGGTTGGCGGAGTTCAAGAAGGCCACCGATGACTTCAAGCAGACCATCGAGGCTGACAGCAGGACCGAAGAAGAGAAGGAGCACCTGGCCAAGCTGGCCGAGGCCAAGAAGAAGGCCGAGGAGGAGAAGGTGCGCGAGGCCGAGGAGCTCAAAGCCAAGGTCGAAGGCACCACCGTCGCTGCCGAGCCGGTACCGGCCACCGCGGCCGCCGCGGAAGGCGAGAAGAAGGCCTAG
- the nadA gene encoding quinolinate synthase NadA, with protein MTQDSLKANIKALLKERKAVLLAHNYMRDEVQEIADITGDSLALSIEAAKTDAEVIVFCGVHFMAESASILAPEKTVLLPRLDAGCPMADMVSADELKQLKAKLPGVPVVTYVNSSAAVKAESDICCTSANALKVVQSMSEQEIIFAPDKNLGSYVARFTDKKFHLWEGYCPTHERLRPEVVKELKEQNPGAPFVCHPECNPAVVALADHVCSTTGMYDYCNKSDAKRFIIGTEAGILWRLKRENPDKEFILASPALICPNMKLTSLEDVHEALTSMTPVVKVPEEVRIPAKRALDRMLAIPRD; from the coding sequence ATGACGCAGGACTCTTTAAAAGCCAACATTAAAGCGCTGCTCAAGGAGCGCAAAGCAGTGCTCCTGGCGCACAACTACATGCGCGACGAAGTGCAGGAGATCGCTGACATAACCGGTGACTCGCTAGCTCTTTCCATTGAGGCGGCCAAGACTGACGCCGAGGTGATCGTCTTCTGCGGCGTCCATTTCATGGCCGAATCGGCCTCGATCCTGGCACCGGAGAAGACCGTACTGCTCCCCCGCCTGGACGCGGGGTGCCCCATGGCCGACATGGTCTCGGCCGATGAGTTGAAGCAGCTCAAGGCTAAACTGCCCGGTGTGCCGGTGGTGACCTACGTGAATTCCTCCGCCGCGGTCAAGGCCGAGAGCGACATCTGCTGCACCTCCGCCAATGCCCTCAAGGTGGTCCAGTCCATGAGCGAGCAGGAGATCATCTTCGCTCCGGACAAGAACCTGGGGAGCTATGTGGCCCGCTTCACCGACAAGAAGTTCCACCTCTGGGAAGGGTACTGCCCCACCCACGAGAGGCTCCGGCCCGAGGTGGTCAAGGAACTGAAGGAGCAGAATCCGGGCGCGCCTTTCGTCTGCCACCCGGAGTGCAATCCGGCCGTCGTGGCACTCGCCGACCACGTCTGCTCCACCACCGGCATGTACGACTACTGTAATAAGAGCGACGCCAAACGCTTCATCATCGGCACCGAGGCGGGCATCCTCTGGAGGCTCAAGCGCGAGAACCCGGACAAGGAGTTCATCCTCGCCTCCCCCGCCCTCATCTGTCCCAACATGAAACTCACCTCGCTGGAAGACGTGCACGAGGCGCTCACCAGCATGACCCCGGTGGTCAAGGTCCCCGAAGAGGTCCGCATCCCCGCCAAGCGCGCCCTGGACCGGATGCTCGCCATCCCGAGGGACTAA
- a CDS encoding gamma carbonic anhydrase family protein, which translates to MIRSFKGMHPKIDPSAFIAEGAVVIGDVTIGKEASIWYNCVVRGDVNSISIGDRTNIQDLSMLHVTHKKHAEDPGAPLIIGNDVTVGHSVTLHGCTIEDGAFIGMQAMIMDKAVVGKGALVGARALVTEGTVIPPGTLWVGAPAKYKRDLTENEIAWLGRSAGNYVRYSREFLEDEASLAQDLNNTP; encoded by the coding sequence ATGATCCGATCCTTCAAAGGCATGCATCCCAAGATCGACCCATCCGCCTTCATCGCGGAGGGGGCTGTGGTCATCGGCGATGTGACCATCGGCAAGGAAGCAAGCATCTGGTACAACTGCGTGGTGCGCGGCGACGTGAACTCGATTAGCATCGGCGACCGGACCAACATCCAGGACCTCTCCATGCTGCACGTGACCCACAAGAAACACGCCGAAGACCCGGGCGCCCCTCTCATCATCGGTAACGACGTCACCGTCGGGCACAGCGTCACCCTGCACGGCTGCACCATCGAGGACGGCGCCTTCATCGGCATGCAGGCCATGATCATGGACAAGGCCGTGGTCGGCAAGGGGGCCCTGGTCGGCGCTCGCGCCCTGGTTACCGAGGGGACCGTCATCCCCCCCGGCACCCTCTGGGTCGGCGCGCCCGCCAAGTACAAGCGGGACCTGACCGAAAACGAGATTGCCTGGCTGGGACGCTCAGCCGGGAACTACGTCCGGTATTCGAGGGAGTTCCTGGAAGATGAGGCCTCCCTGGCGCAGGACCTCAATAACACCCCATAG
- a CDS encoding endonuclease III domain-containing protein, translating to MAANDPQTRLLEIFDSLYRRYGALNWWPADTPFEVCIGAILTQNTNWINVEKAIVNLKREGLISVQAIHEIPQERLADLIRPSGFFNVKSVRLKGFVEWFLRRHGSLDAMFAGSWQALRDELIRVPGIGPETCDSILLYAGGKPSFVVDAYTRRLFSRLGLVSDKDDYHRVRALFMGHLPPEVPLFNEYHALIVEQCKRHCRKKPSCDGCPLAPACCYATP from the coding sequence TTGGCAGCAAACGACCCGCAAACCCGCCTGCTCGAAATTTTCGACTCCCTGTACCGGCGCTACGGCGCCCTCAACTGGTGGCCCGCCGATACCCCGTTCGAGGTCTGCATCGGGGCCATCCTGACCCAGAACACCAACTGGATCAACGTCGAGAAGGCCATAGTCAACCTGAAGCGGGAAGGGCTCATCTCGGTGCAAGCGATCCACGAAATTCCGCAGGAGCGCCTCGCTGACCTGATCCGCCCCTCCGGCTTCTTCAACGTGAAGAGCGTACGCTTGAAGGGATTTGTCGAGTGGTTCTTGCGCCGCCACGGCAGCCTGGACGCCATGTTCGCCGGCAGTTGGCAGGCGCTGCGCGACGAACTGATCAGGGTCCCCGGCATCGGTCCCGAGACCTGCGACTCCATCCTCCTCTACGCAGGCGGCAAACCATCCTTCGTGGTAGACGCCTACACCAGGCGCCTCTTTTCCCGGCTGGGCCTGGTCAGTGATAAGGACGACTACCACCGGGTGCGCGCCCTGTTCATGGGACACCTGCCGCCCGAGGTCCCGCTGTTCAACGAGTACCACGCCCTGATCGTCGAGCAGTGCAAGCGCCACTGCCGCAAGAAACCTTCCTGTGACGGCTGCCCGCTTGCCCCGGCCTGCTGCTACGCGACTCCTTAA
- a CDS encoding TraB/GumN family protein, with product MKKFANVFLILFFADGFLSVLDELSSLVAPVAPLTLFRIQVANSLLLLAIPLYFFLGIDRRLPKNLFIPLIAFLFVCPLAAWAFPVLSESKLYPLAMSFVQLCVPPLMIARYRDAKDPGLTLPAWRFEGPFFGARNTLVFTGVNVVVLPVLLATLTLFFADAWALGNTAGFIRVTPRGLYLTERVYRKGNQTLRLTGMVHVGEKGYYEDVARVPGKGQTVVLAEGVTDKKQVLRHHFDYRGVASFLGLASQDKMLFSGKLIDQKGLQAPPKPATGDQPDILVADTDLSTFRPETLRFLDQVGKELKKSPSFVEAALNLNRWAEQNVTPQMQEVIMDDILTRRNEVLLGYLDEALKKYDTVVIPWGALHMKGIEAGVLKRGFVLQKDQQRLAIDLKRMLVAKAR from the coding sequence ATGAAAAAATTCGCCAACGTCTTTTTGATCCTTTTCTTCGCCGACGGCTTCCTCTCCGTTTTGGATGAGCTCTCCTCACTGGTTGCCCCGGTTGCGCCGCTCACCTTGTTCAGGATCCAGGTCGCCAACTCGTTGCTGCTCCTGGCCATCCCCCTCTACTTCTTCCTGGGCATCGACCGGCGCCTCCCAAAAAATCTCTTCATCCCGCTGATCGCGTTCCTGTTCGTCTGTCCCCTTGCGGCCTGGGCGTTCCCGGTGCTGAGCGAGTCCAAGCTTTACCCGCTGGCCATGTCGTTCGTGCAGCTCTGCGTCCCACCGCTTATGATCGCGCGCTACCGTGACGCCAAGGATCCGGGGCTGACGCTGCCCGCATGGCGCTTCGAGGGGCCCTTCTTCGGGGCGCGGAACACGCTGGTCTTCACCGGCGTCAACGTCGTGGTCCTGCCCGTGCTGCTCGCCACGCTGACCCTGTTCTTTGCCGACGCCTGGGCGCTCGGCAACACGGCCGGCTTCATCAGGGTGACGCCGCGCGGGCTTTACCTGACCGAGCGGGTGTACCGCAAAGGGAACCAGACGCTTCGGCTCACCGGCATGGTGCACGTAGGGGAGAAGGGATATTACGAAGACGTGGCACGGGTACCGGGCAAGGGGCAGACAGTTGTGCTGGCGGAAGGGGTGACCGACAAGAAACAGGTGCTGCGGCACCATTTCGACTATCGAGGTGTGGCGAGCTTCCTCGGGCTTGCCTCGCAGGACAAAATGCTCTTTTCAGGGAAGCTGATCGATCAGAAGGGGCTGCAGGCGCCGCCCAAGCCGGCGACGGGGGACCAGCCGGACATCCTGGTGGCGGACACCGACCTGAGCACCTTCCGTCCGGAGACGCTGCGTTTTCTGGACCAAGTGGGCAAGGAGCTCAAGAAGAGCCCGTCCTTTGTGGAAGCAGCGCTCAACCTGAACCGCTGGGCGGAGCAGAACGTCACCCCCCAGATGCAGGAGGTGATCATGGATGACATCCTGACCCGGCGCAACGAGGTGCTGCTCGGCTATCTCGACGAGGCGCTCAAGAAGTACGACACCGTCGTCATTCCGTGGGGTGCGCTGCACATGAAAGGGATCGAGGCGGGAGTGCTGAAGCGGGGCTTCGTGCTGCAAAAGGATCAGCAGCGGCTGGCCATCGACCTGAAGAGGATGTTAGTGGCTAAAGCCCGCTAA
- a CDS encoding NUDIX hydrolase: MEAGPVPAAVLLPLFLKNGEYHILFTKRTTHLTHHSGEISFPGGRCEESDRDSADTATREAWEEVGIVPSDVEILGELDDCHSIHNYLVTPVVGIFPENYTLTVNDAEIERLIEVPLAHFSKPGVYRVEYWDHKGIKNYPMYFYLYGDDEIWGLTARILKNFLDVFWGVEQAGEESEQF, encoded by the coding sequence ATGGAAGCGGGGCCGGTTCCCGCCGCCGTCCTGCTCCCCCTGTTTTTGAAGAACGGGGAGTACCACATCCTCTTCACCAAGCGCACCACCCACCTCACCCACCATAGCGGCGAGATCTCCTTCCCTGGCGGGCGCTGCGAGGAAAGCGACCGCGACAGCGCCGACACCGCCACCCGCGAGGCGTGGGAGGAGGTCGGCATCGTCCCCTCCGACGTCGAGATTCTCGGCGAACTGGACGACTGCCACTCCATCCACAACTACCTGGTCACCCCCGTGGTCGGTATCTTCCCGGAAAACTACACTCTCACCGTCAACGACGCCGAGATCGAGCGCCTGATCGAGGTGCCCCTGGCGCACTTCTCCAAGCCGGGCGTGTACCGCGTCGAGTACTGGGATCACAAGGGGATCAAGAACTACCCGATGTACTTCTACCTCTACGGGGATGACGAGATCTGGGGTCTGACCGCGCGGATACTGAAGAACTTCCTGGACGTGTTCTGGGGAGTGGAGCAGGCGGGCGAGGAGTCGGAGCAGTTTTAG
- the rpe gene encoding ribulose-phosphate 3-epimerase: protein MKKIAPSILSADFARLGEEIKAIETAGADYVHIDVMDGQFVPNITIGPLIVEAARRATTLPLDVHLMIVDPDRYIPDFAKAGSDIIVVHAEATNHLHRTIQLIKSFGKKAGVSLNPATPLNVLDYVMEELDLILLMTVNPGFGGQSFIEACIPKIQTLRATMDRRGVEAELEVDGGVKTDNIARIAHAGADVFVAGSAVFNSPDYAATIAELKRRAKEPVL, encoded by the coding sequence ATGAAAAAGATCGCACCTTCCATACTTTCCGCCGACTTCGCGCGTCTGGGCGAGGAAATCAAGGCCATCGAGACCGCCGGCGCCGACTATGTCCACATCGACGTCATGGACGGCCAGTTCGTCCCCAACATCACCATCGGCCCGCTGATCGTGGAGGCCGCGCGTAGGGCGACCACACTGCCGCTCGATGTGCACCTGATGATCGTTGACCCGGACCGCTACATCCCGGACTTCGCCAAGGCGGGGAGCGACATCATCGTGGTCCATGCGGAAGCGACCAACCACCTGCACCGCACCATCCAGTTGATCAAGTCCTTCGGCAAGAAGGCGGGCGTGTCGCTCAACCCGGCGACCCCGCTCAACGTGCTCGACTACGTCATGGAGGAGCTGGACCTGATCCTGCTGATGACGGTTAACCCGGGCTTCGGCGGCCAGTCCTTCATCGAGGCCTGCATCCCGAAGATCCAGACGCTGCGCGCCACCATGGACCGTAGGGGCGTGGAGGCTGAGCTCGAGGTGGACGGCGGGGTGAAGACCGACAACATCGCCCGCATCGCCCATGCCGGCGCCGACGTCTTCGTTGCCGGCAGCGCGGTCTTCAATTCCCCCGACTACGCCGCCACCATCGCGGAGCTTAAGCGGCGGGCCAAGGAGCCGGTGCTCTGA
- the rsmB gene encoding 16S rRNA (cytosine(967)-C(5))-methyltransferase RsmB — MSSKNPRRAAFEILLRIEKEKSFADILIDHELSKDMIKGADRGLLTELVYGVLRRQGTLDHIIGQFSKQRTDKLELYVLLLLRLGLYQCFFLDRVPVSAAVNETVKLAKELAPRASGFINAILRNADRNRDNISYPDRTENPAGYLAVRYSHPAWLTRQWCDQLGVDGAEELATAMSEPPPFTIRVNTLRASREALMARLAEEGVNCSETRWSPDGIRLNQSGLISRLPSFRDGLFTVQDESSQLAPLFLAPAKGDRVLDACAAPGGKTTQIAQLMGNSGEIYACDVNHKKLRLIKETCDRLGITSVRTFTMDATAPSPAIKEVTFQRILVDAPCSGLGVIRRNPEGKWSKSPDDLLPQARTQVTILENLCKYLEKEGILLYATCSTSVQENEYVIDTFLREHPEFVAEDLRTLFPQFAPLFTERGFFRSWPHRDGMDGFFAARLKKIK, encoded by the coding sequence TTGTCCAGCAAAAACCCGCGCCGCGCCGCCTTTGAGATCCTGCTCCGCATCGAAAAAGAGAAGTCCTTCGCAGACATCCTGATAGACCACGAACTGTCCAAGGACATGATCAAGGGGGCTGACCGCGGCCTGCTTACCGAACTGGTGTACGGTGTGCTGCGCCGGCAGGGGACCCTGGACCACATCATCGGGCAGTTTTCCAAGCAGAGAACCGACAAGCTCGAGCTCTACGTGCTGCTCCTGCTGCGCCTTGGGCTGTACCAGTGCTTCTTTCTGGACCGCGTCCCGGTTTCGGCTGCGGTGAACGAGACCGTGAAGCTCGCCAAGGAACTCGCGCCGCGCGCCTCCGGCTTTATCAACGCCATCCTGAGAAACGCCGACCGCAACCGCGACAATATCAGCTACCCGGACCGCACCGAGAACCCCGCCGGCTACCTGGCGGTACGCTACTCCCATCCCGCCTGGCTCACCAGGCAGTGGTGCGACCAACTGGGTGTGGACGGGGCCGAGGAACTGGCCACCGCCATGTCAGAGCCGCCCCCGTTCACCATCCGGGTCAACACCCTGCGCGCCTCCCGCGAGGCGCTCATGGCGCGCCTGGCCGAGGAGGGGGTTAACTGCAGCGAGACCCGCTGGTCCCCCGACGGCATCCGGCTGAACCAGTCCGGGCTCATTTCACGGCTTCCCTCGTTCCGCGACGGCCTTTTCACCGTGCAGGACGAGTCCTCGCAGCTGGCGCCCCTGTTCCTGGCGCCGGCAAAGGGTGACCGGGTGCTGGACGCCTGCGCGGCCCCGGGCGGCAAGACCACCCAGATCGCGCAGCTCATGGGGAACTCCGGCGAGATCTATGCCTGCGACGTGAACCACAAGAAGCTAAGACTGATCAAGGAAACCTGCGACCGGCTCGGCATCACCTCGGTGCGCACCTTCACCATGGACGCCACGGCGCCTTCCCCGGCCATCAAGGAGGTCACCTTCCAGCGCATCCTGGTCGACGCCCCCTGCTCGGGGCTCGGCGTGATCCGGCGCAACCCGGAAGGGAAGTGGAGCAAGTCCCCGGATGACTTGCTGCCGCAGGCCCGCACCCAGGTCACCATTCTGGAGAACCTCTGCAAGTACCTGGAGAAGGAGGGGATCCTCCTCTACGCCACCTGCTCCACCAGCGTGCAGGAGAACGAGTACGTTATCGACACCTTCCTGCGCGAGCACCCCGAGTTCGTCGCCGAGGACCTGCGCACGCTCTTCCCCCAGTTCGCGCCGCTGTTCACCGAGCGCGGCTTCTTCAGGAGCTGGCCGCACCGCGACGGCATGGACGGCTTTTTCGCCGCCCGCCTCAAGAAAATCAAGTAG
- a CDS encoding thioredoxin fold domain-containing protein has translation MIPWETDMGKALARAKAEQKTVLLEFFSPQCIGCKQMEEVTFADEDVVNFIADRVIPVRVPVSSTTQTGDFRISWTPTLITLDLYGREHQRTVGYLPPDEIVGSVLLGMAKASLDNGQYNEAVIQLTTLLNGCPKCAAAPEAVYLRGVARFSSSHDPAALKDIYQQLSKEYPDSDWTKRAQPFTLL, from the coding sequence ATGATACCTTGGGAAACCGACATGGGCAAAGCGCTGGCTCGGGCGAAGGCTGAACAGAAGACCGTCTTGCTGGAATTCTTTAGCCCGCAATGTATCGGCTGCAAACAGATGGAGGAGGTCACCTTCGCCGACGAGGACGTGGTCAACTTCATCGCGGACCGCGTCATCCCGGTAAGGGTCCCGGTTTCCTCCACCACCCAGACCGGCGATTTCCGCATCTCATGGACCCCGACCCTGATCACCCTCGACCTGTACGGGCGCGAGCACCAGCGCACGGTCGGCTACCTCCCCCCCGACGAGATCGTCGGCTCGGTGCTGCTGGGGATGGCCAAGGCGAGCCTGGACAACGGCCAGTACAACGAGGCGGTGATCCAGTTGACGACCCTTTTGAACGGCTGTCCGAAGTGCGCGGCGGCGCCCGAGGCGGTCTACCTGCGCGGCGTGGCCCGCTTCAGTTCGAGCCACGACCCCGCGGCGCTGAAGGACATCTACCAGCAGCTCTCCAAGGAGTACCCGGACAGCGACTGGACCAAGAGGGCCCAGCCCTTCACGCTGCTTTGA